A single Lacerta agilis isolate rLacAgi1 chromosome 10, rLacAgi1.pri, whole genome shotgun sequence DNA region contains:
- the C10H12orf29 gene encoding uncharacterized protein C12orf29 homolog, which translates to MSRLGSVQQKVACLFVTQVKEEPSAKRERQPFKVLATETINPKALDADIYSAIPTEKVDGTCCYITTHKGQPYLWARLDRKPNKQAEKRFKRFVHSAGDSKGFTWNIEDDFKPVPECWIPTKEIEYCNGKPFPDENGHIPGWVPVEQNSKQYCWHTSVVDYEFELALILKNHTEEPGLLEISLVPLSDLSEQTLELIGTSINANPYGLGDKKHPIHFLVPHGTFQIKNAPPLNHDDILSWFDGSKEGKIEGIVWHCADGNLIKLHRHHLGLCWPIADPHLISQPVVITFSGAKYDYNFEPKTLFHYFSKLEGQRFNSLRDIVSNL; encoded by the exons ATGAGCCGCCTGGGCTCGGTGCAGCAGAAAGTGGCCTGCCTGTTCGTGACCCAGGTGAAGGAGGAGCCTTCGGCCAAGAGGGAGCGCCAG CCTTTTAAAGTGCTGGCCACCGAAACTATTAATCCAAAGGCATTAgatgcagatatatacagtgcgATCCCAACTGAAAAGGTGGATGGAACTTGCTGCTACATAACTACGCACAAAG GGCAGCCATACCTTTGGGCCCGGTTGGATAGAAAACCGAACAAGCAAGCTGAGAAAAGGTTTAAACGTTTTGTGCACTCAGCAGGTGACTCAAAAG GATTTACTTGGAATATTGAAGATGACTTCAAGCCTGTCCCTGAATGCTGGATTCCAACAAAGGAAATAGAGTACTGCAATGGAAAACCTTTTCCTGATGAAAATGGGCATATTCCAG gcTGGGTGCCAGTGGAGCAAAACAGCAAACAATATTGTTGGCATACCTCTGTTGTTGACTATGAATTTGAACTAGCGCTCATTCTGAAGAATCACACTGAGGAACCTGGTCTTCTGGAAATTAGTCTAGTGCCCTTATCAGATCTCTCAGAACAAACTCTGGAGCTTATTGGAACGAGCATTAATGCAAATCCATATG GCTTAGGAGACAAGAAACATCCTATCCACTTTCTCGTACCACATGGaacatttcaaataaaaaatgCCCCTCCACTGAATCATGATGACATATTGTCTTGGTTTGATGGAAGCAAAGAAGGGAAAATTGAAGGAATTGTATGGCATTGTGCTGATGGAAACTTAATTAAG cTCCATCGGCATCATCTTGGCTTGTGCTGGCCAATTGCGGACCCTCATTTGATTTCTCAGCCAGTTGTTATCACCTTTAGTGGTGCCAAATACGACTATAATTTTGAGCCAAAGACACTTTTCCATTATTTTTCAAAGTTGGAGGGACAAAGATTCAATAGTCTCAGAGATATTGTAAGTAATCTGTga